One Rosa chinensis cultivar Old Blush chromosome 5, RchiOBHm-V2, whole genome shotgun sequence genomic region harbors:
- the LOC112201497 gene encoding serine/arginine-rich splicing factor SR45a isoform X2: protein MIVIITKESPLTENKNQGAGDSDLVRSPRTGRARNISSEKLQDDSITSSIHEIEKEATDTQTWQSLSSPKSHWLNNKPNEDDSSGENRIRGVPQSDLQFLGRSAGGSISPVTRRQMSISPEGSPLPLHSLHDSKHISSQQGSPDPSYEPQSHRQRISSPQRSDMHTGVFPGHLSPVRQTSVSTHDIRQEPLQDSFAVKHISASLKSHHSHPKYRKRDRSESRSPTRQRGSPSRSRGSPTGHRDSRIRHRDSPTRHRDSYAYQRDYRDRFRSRSPYSKSHHRSRSPYSRAHYRSRSPYSRDHHRSTRRRQSPRRRSPFPEYHNYHRRSPRRTPWSPPPNRKTGLGRPGRNLFVAGFSFLTTERDLERKFSRYGRIQDVRIVRDKRSGDSRGFGFLTLESDEDADAAIRALDETEWNGRIILVEKSKS, encoded by the exons ATGATAGTAATCATTACCAAG GAGTCTCCTCTGACAGAAAATAAGAACCAGGGAGCCGGAGATTCTGACTTGGTTAGGTCACCTCGTACTGGAAGAGCAAGGAATATCAGCTCTGAGAAGTTACAAGATGATTCAATTACGTCTTCCATTCATGAAATAGAAAAGGAAGCTACTGATACACAAACATGGCAGTCATTATCTTCTCCTAAATCCCACTGGTTAAATAATAAACCTAACGAAGATGACTCCTCGGGTGAGAACAGAATACGAGGAGTACCCCAGTCTGACCTTCAATTTCTTGGAAGATCAGCCGGAGGATCAATTTCTCCTGTGACTAGGAGACAAATGTCAATTTCACCTGAAGGGTCTCCTTTGCCACTTCACTCTCTCCATGACAGTAAGCATATATCTTCTCAGCAAGGTTCTCCAGACCCATCATATGAACCTCAATCTCATAGACAGAGAATTTCTTCACCTCAAAGGTCTGACATGCATACAGGAGTTTTCCCTGGTCATTTGTCTCCTGTAAGGCAAACCTCTGTTTCTACACATGACATTCGGCAAGAGCCCCTGCAAGACAGTTTTGCAGTGAAGCACATATCTGCATCCCTAAAGTCCCATCACTCGCATCCAAAGTATCGGAAAAGGGACAGATCAGAGTCACGATCACCCACTAGGCAGAGAGGTTCGCCGTCTCGGAGCAGAGGTTCTCCTACTGGTCATAGAGATTCACGAATACGGCATAGAGATTCACCCACTCGGCATAGAGATTCTTATGCCTACCAGAGAGATTATCGTGATAGATTTCGATCAAGGTCCCCATATTCAAAATCCCATCATAGATCAAGGTCCCCTTATTCAAGAGCCCATTATAGATCAAGATCCCCTTATTCAAGAGACCATCATAGATCAACAAG GCGAAGGCAATCTCCAAGGCGCCGGTCCCCTTTTCCTGAATATCATAATTATCATCGCCGGTCTCCTAGAAGGACACCTTGGTCACCACCTCCTAATAGGAAAACCGGATTAGGGAGACCTGGTAGAAATTTATTTGTTGCAGGTTTCAGCTTCTTAACTACAGAGAGAGATTTGGAAAGGAAGTTCTCTAGGTATGGCCGAATACAAGATGTTCGTATTGTTAGAGACAAGAG GTCCGGAGATTCACGTGGATTTGGGTTTTTGACCTTGGAAAGTGATGAAGACGCTGATGCGGCAATCAGGGCTCTAGATGAGACTGAGTGGAATGGTCGGATTATTCTCGTGGAAAAATCGAAAAGTTGA
- the LOC112201497 gene encoding serine/arginine repetitive matrix protein 2 isoform X1 produces MDDCLENDDSMLTREPDIKYAVDNVEVVHGYVDEKGFDRRDDSNEDLNQHEQQISHSLDADFRDQISESPEKSYYVAIESDHDNAIETKSHLQERTQSTYNDSNHYQGEMDELHGSNFFKTSSQSKSQTFDNEMGTEDSPNSQESPLTENKNQGAGDSDLVRSPRTGRARNISSEKLQDDSITSSIHEIEKEATDTQTWQSLSSPKSHWLNNKPNEDDSSGENRIRGVPQSDLQFLGRSAGGSISPVTRRQMSISPEGSPLPLHSLHDSKHISSQQGSPDPSYEPQSHRQRISSPQRSDMHTGVFPGHLSPVRQTSVSTHDIRQEPLQDSFAVKHISASLKSHHSHPKYRKRDRSESRSPTRQRGSPSRSRGSPTGHRDSRIRHRDSPTRHRDSYAYQRDYRDRFRSRSPYSKSHHRSRSPYSRAHYRSRSPYSRDHHRSTRRRQSPRRRSPFPEYHNYHRRSPRRTPWSPPPNRKTGLGRPGRNLFVAGFSFLTTERDLERKFSRYGRIQDVRIVRDKRSGDSRGFGFLTLESDEDADAAIRALDETEWNGRIILVEKSKS; encoded by the exons ATGGATGATTGTCTTGAAAATGATGATTCCATGTTGACCAGAGAACCAGACATTAAATATGCAGTTGATAACGTTGAAGTCGTTCATGGTTACGTGGATGAAAAAGGCTTTGATAGAAGGGATGATTCCAATGAGGATCTCAACCAGCATGAGCAACAGATTTCTCATTCACTAGATGCAGACTTCAGAGATCAAATTTCAGAATCTCCGGAAAAATCTTATTACGTGGCCATTGAATCTGATCATGACAATGCCATAGAAACAAAATCTCACCTTCAAGAGAGGACTCAGTCCACATACAATGATAGTAATCATTACCAAGGTGAGATGGATGAGTTGCATGGCAGTAATTTTTTTAAAACCTCCTCTCAATCTAAGTCGCAAACTTTCGATAATGAAATGGGAACTGAAGATTCTCCTAATTCACAGGAGTCTCCTCTGACAGAAAATAAGAACCAGGGAGCCGGAGATTCTGACTTGGTTAGGTCACCTCGTACTGGAAGAGCAAGGAATATCAGCTCTGAGAAGTTACAAGATGATTCAATTACGTCTTCCATTCATGAAATAGAAAAGGAAGCTACTGATACACAAACATGGCAGTCATTATCTTCTCCTAAATCCCACTGGTTAAATAATAAACCTAACGAAGATGACTCCTCGGGTGAGAACAGAATACGAGGAGTACCCCAGTCTGACCTTCAATTTCTTGGAAGATCAGCCGGAGGATCAATTTCTCCTGTGACTAGGAGACAAATGTCAATTTCACCTGAAGGGTCTCCTTTGCCACTTCACTCTCTCCATGACAGTAAGCATATATCTTCTCAGCAAGGTTCTCCAGACCCATCATATGAACCTCAATCTCATAGACAGAGAATTTCTTCACCTCAAAGGTCTGACATGCATACAGGAGTTTTCCCTGGTCATTTGTCTCCTGTAAGGCAAACCTCTGTTTCTACACATGACATTCGGCAAGAGCCCCTGCAAGACAGTTTTGCAGTGAAGCACATATCTGCATCCCTAAAGTCCCATCACTCGCATCCAAAGTATCGGAAAAGGGACAGATCAGAGTCACGATCACCCACTAGGCAGAGAGGTTCGCCGTCTCGGAGCAGAGGTTCTCCTACTGGTCATAGAGATTCACGAATACGGCATAGAGATTCACCCACTCGGCATAGAGATTCTTATGCCTACCAGAGAGATTATCGTGATAGATTTCGATCAAGGTCCCCATATTCAAAATCCCATCATAGATCAAGGTCCCCTTATTCAAGAGCCCATTATAGATCAAGATCCCCTTATTCAAGAGACCATCATAGATCAACAAG GCGAAGGCAATCTCCAAGGCGCCGGTCCCCTTTTCCTGAATATCATAATTATCATCGCCGGTCTCCTAGAAGGACACCTTGGTCACCACCTCCTAATAGGAAAACCGGATTAGGGAGACCTGGTAGAAATTTATTTGTTGCAGGTTTCAGCTTCTTAACTACAGAGAGAGATTTGGAAAGGAAGTTCTCTAGGTATGGCCGAATACAAGATGTTCGTATTGTTAGAGACAAGAG GTCCGGAGATTCACGTGGATTTGGGTTTTTGACCTTGGAAAGTGATGAAGACGCTGATGCGGCAATCAGGGCTCTAGATGAGACTGAGTGGAATGGTCGGATTATTCTCGTGGAAAAATCGAAAAGTTGA